One Zymoseptoria tritici IPO323 chromosome 3, whole genome shotgun sequence genomic region harbors:
- a CDS encoding aspartyl protease, protein MQSKGRRPCNGELPTRPSQKPNVYTADLVWTNQGASPGLTVTLGGTNLTVFVDLGSSVFWVPGADWKCVDDINTKLKHVPQENCAPVEGGTTSPDFTFSGGQIPGARFNSTYNAGKTGALGIIGYEDITIDGGLAITNVTTGVATGWDNPLSGTAYGMMGMGFPPATSYWPESELEAVGGQIKDLTHITHYNPVAIQAAAEGVIAPMFGYYYDGLGEPDGTHCGQMTFGGEPDIPHGEFTADIPIVPGVQLSDPSHPVFDIWNIHVDGFKIIPPTPGAEPIVISYLNEPNPDAPAAIPGSAYWNHTHTLDTGAYFSAIPDEVYFELIKHFDPPLSKEGSTACDAKIPQLAVTVGGKDVWFNESGILYPEIFAPDEAPACDLAIIQTEGLGATLGTPFLINVVAVHEFAEGTVPTVKFAQRIWERIFISSVGMTNIENVPQAFRVLFPERPRK, encoded by the exons ATGCAGTCGAAAGGACGCCGACCTTGCAACGGCGAACTGCCAACCCGGCCGAGCCAGAAG CCCAACGTCTACACCGCCGACCTCGTCTGGACCAACCAGGGCGCCAGCCCAGGACTCACCGTCACCCTCGGCGGAACGAACCTGACGGTCTTTGTGGATCTGGGCAGCAGCGTCTTCTGGGTTCCCGGCGCAGACTGGAAATgcgtcgacgacatcaacACAAAGCTCAAACACGT CCCACAAGAAAACTGCGCTCCGGTCGAAGGCGGCACCACTAGCCCAGACTTCACCTTTTCCGGTGGTCAGATTCCCGGTGCGCGGTTCAATTCAACTTACAACGCCGGCAAAACCGGCGCACTTGGCATCATCGGCTACGAAGATATCACTATCGATGGAGGCCTCGCCATTACCAACGTCACGACGGGCGTCGCAACGGGATGGGACAATCCGCTCTCTGGCACCGCGTACGGCATGATGGGCATGGGCTTCCCTCCCGCCACCTCATACTGGCCAGAATCCGAACTCGAGGCCGTCGGCGGCCAAATCAAAGACCTGACACACATCACCCACTACAACCCCGTCGCCATCCAAGCGGCAGCCGAGGGCGTCATCGCGCCGATGTTcggctactactacgacGGACTCGGCGAGCCGGACGGCACCCACTGCGGACAGATGACATTCGGCGGAGAGCCCGACATTCCCCACGGAGAATTCACAGCGGACATTCCCATCGTGCCAGGTGTGCAACTCTCCGATCCCTCCCACCCCGTCTTCGACATCTGGAACATCCACGTCGACGGCTTCAAAATCATCCCTCCGACTCCGGGGGCGGAACCCATTGTCATCTCCTACCTCAACGAACCCAACCCCGACGCCCCCGCTGCTATCCCGGGCTCGGCCTACTGGAACCACACCCACACCCTCGACACAGGCGCCTACTTCTCCGCCATACCCGACGAGGTCTACTTCGAACTGATCAAGCACTTCGACCCTCCTCTCAGCAAAGAAGGGAGCACGGCGTGTGATGCCAAAATCCCGCAACTGGCGGTCACGGTCGGAGGGAAAGATGTGTGGTTCAACGAGTCCGGGATCCTGTACCCGGAGATTTTCGCTCCGGACGAAGCGCCGGCGTGTGATTTGGCGATTATTCAGACGGAAGGGTTGGGAGCGACGTTGGGAACTCCGTTTTTGATCAATGTTGTGGCGGTGCATGAGTTTGCGGAGGGAACTGTGCCGACGGTGAAGTTTGCGCAGAGGATTTGGGA